A window of Kribbella amoyensis contains these coding sequences:
- a CDS encoding S1 family peptidase, with product MGDGRRELPRPPRRIPSGPQTTIEPRRPVSPEPLPPKLRFRFLVPLVVFVLVLGAGAGWLVREQSLGLDTEKVLGLAGPSVVRVLATTCDGTGQASGVLLPGGLVLTAASAIRTPVSVALLTDNGRVRQANVLGVTRDGIGVLRVRGRLEFPTATIAEGPPRDAAERAFVAYDGDGDQVIRQAGTANRPRALTDILDDGALGAPLVDHDGDVIGLLAGETVATGKVIGLTELRGYAGPDAAITPEPTGGCQFARGPQHAAEPDLAVANTPLAGEVRATLGEYLDTLNRHDFDAMQDTYSERLKDRGDAKVDARKHGTSYAFGAVITEVTAGDGGDAADARMSFTVLFSPNSAGARGQTCSRLDIRYHLVREQQRLRIDSTATLTGSPGCDTD from the coding sequence CAGGCCACCTCGGCGGATCCCGAGTGGGCCGCAGACCACGATCGAGCCACGCCGCCCGGTCTCACCGGAGCCCTTACCGCCGAAGCTGCGGTTCCGGTTCCTGGTCCCGTTGGTCGTGTTCGTGCTCGTACTGGGGGCCGGTGCGGGCTGGCTGGTCCGCGAGCAGAGCCTCGGCCTGGACACCGAGAAGGTGCTCGGCCTGGCCGGACCGAGTGTGGTCCGCGTCCTCGCCACCACGTGCGACGGCACCGGCCAGGCGTCCGGCGTACTCCTGCCCGGCGGACTCGTCCTCACGGCCGCCTCGGCCATCCGTACCCCGGTCTCGGTCGCGTTGCTCACCGACAACGGCCGCGTCCGGCAGGCCAACGTCCTCGGGGTGACCCGCGACGGCATCGGCGTACTGCGGGTCCGTGGCCGGCTCGAGTTCCCGACGGCCACGATCGCGGAAGGGCCGCCCCGGGATGCGGCCGAGCGCGCGTTCGTGGCGTACGACGGGGACGGCGACCAGGTGATCCGCCAGGCCGGTACCGCGAACCGGCCGCGCGCGCTCACCGACATCCTCGACGACGGCGCCCTCGGTGCGCCCCTGGTCGACCACGACGGCGACGTGATCGGCCTGCTCGCCGGTGAGACCGTTGCCACCGGCAAGGTGATCGGCCTGACCGAGCTGCGCGGGTACGCCGGTCCGGACGCGGCGATCACGCCGGAACCGACGGGCGGCTGCCAGTTCGCCCGCGGACCACAGCACGCCGCCGAGCCGGATCTGGCGGTGGCGAACACCCCGTTGGCGGGCGAGGTCCGGGCGACGCTGGGGGAGTACCTGGACACGCTGAACCGGCACGACTTCGACGCGATGCAGGACACGTATTCGGAGCGGTTGAAGGACCGCGGTGACGCGAAGGTGGACGCGAGGAAGCACGGGACGTCGTACGCGTTCGGTGCCGTGATCACCGAGGTCACGGCGGGCGACGGTGGCGATGCGGCGGACGCGCGGATGAGTTTCACGGTGCTGTTCTCGCCGAACAGCGCCGGCGCCCGCGGCCAGACCTGCAGCCGGCTGGACATCCGGTACCACCTGGTCCGCGAGCAGCAGCGGCTGCGGATCGACAGCACCGCCACCCTCACCGGCAGCCCGGGCTGTGACACGGACTGA
- the serA gene encoding phosphoglycerate dehydrogenase, which translates to MTDATRPVVLIAEELSPATVEALGPDFEIRHTNGADRAELIPAIADVDAILVRSATKVDAEALAAAKKLKVVARAGVGLDNVDVKAATQAGVMVVNAPTSNITSAAELAVALLLAAARRVPAADQSLKNGEWKRSKYTGVELFEKTVGIVGLGRIGVLVAQRLAAFGMNVIAYDPYVQAGRAAQMGVRLASLDELLAASDFISVHLPKTPETIGLIGDEQLHKVKPEVIIVNAARGGIVDEQALYTALKEGRVAAAGLDVFATEPCTDSPLFEFENVVATPHLGASTDEAQEKAGIAVAKSVRLALSGELVPDAVNVQGGVIAEDVRPGIALTEKLGRIFTALAGGVAQQLDVEVRGEITQYDVKVLELAALKGVFADVVEDNVSYVNAPLLAAERGLEVRLVTDHDSPEHRNLITLRGTLADGEQVSVSGTLVGVKQSERLVEIDGFDVEIELSAHLAFLSYEDRPGIVGQVGRILGDADVNIAGMQVSRDRKGGKALVALAVDSTIATTVLDDIAKAVQADTARAVDLEL; encoded by the coding sequence ATGACTGACGCCACCCGACCCGTCGTCCTGATCGCCGAAGAGCTCTCCCCGGCCACCGTCGAGGCCCTCGGCCCGGACTTCGAGATCCGGCACACCAACGGCGCCGATCGCGCCGAACTGATCCCCGCCATCGCCGACGTCGACGCGATCCTGGTCCGCAGCGCCACCAAGGTGGACGCCGAGGCGCTGGCCGCGGCGAAGAAGCTGAAGGTCGTCGCCCGCGCGGGGGTCGGCCTGGACAACGTCGACGTCAAGGCCGCCACCCAGGCCGGCGTGATGGTCGTCAACGCCCCGACCTCGAACATCACCAGCGCCGCCGAGCTCGCCGTCGCGCTGCTGCTCGCCGCGGCCCGCCGGGTCCCGGCCGCCGACCAGTCGCTGAAGAACGGCGAGTGGAAGCGCAGCAAGTACACCGGCGTCGAGCTGTTCGAGAAGACCGTCGGCATCGTCGGCCTCGGCCGGATCGGCGTCCTGGTCGCGCAGCGGCTGGCCGCCTTCGGCATGAACGTGATCGCGTACGACCCGTACGTGCAGGCCGGCCGCGCCGCCCAGATGGGGGTCCGGCTCGCCTCCCTGGACGAGCTGCTGGCCGCGTCCGACTTCATCTCCGTGCACCTGCCGAAGACGCCGGAGACGATCGGCCTGATCGGTGACGAGCAGCTGCACAAGGTCAAGCCCGAGGTCATCATCGTCAACGCGGCCCGCGGCGGCATCGTCGACGAGCAGGCGCTCTACACCGCGCTGAAGGAGGGTCGCGTCGCGGCCGCCGGCCTGGACGTGTTCGCGACCGAGCCGTGCACCGACTCCCCGCTGTTCGAGTTCGAGAACGTCGTCGCCACCCCGCACCTGGGCGCCTCCACCGACGAGGCGCAGGAGAAGGCCGGCATCGCGGTCGCCAAGTCCGTCCGGCTCGCGCTGTCGGGCGAGCTGGTCCCGGACGCGGTCAACGTCCAGGGCGGCGTCATCGCCGAGGACGTCCGGCCGGGCATCGCGCTGACCGAGAAGCTCGGCCGCATCTTCACCGCGCTGGCCGGCGGCGTCGCGCAGCAGCTCGACGTCGAGGTCCGCGGCGAGATCACCCAGTACGACGTGAAGGTGCTCGAGCTGGCCGCGCTGAAGGGGGTCTTCGCCGACGTCGTCGAGGACAACGTCTCGTACGTGAACGCCCCGCTGCTCGCCGCCGAGCGTGGTCTCGAGGTCCGCCTGGTCACCGACCACGACAGCCCCGAGCACCGCAACCTGATCACGCTGCGCGGCACCCTCGCGGACGGCGAGCAGGTCTCGGTCTCCGGCACCCTGGTCGGCGTCAAGCAGTCCGAGCGGCTGGTCGAGATCGACGGCTTCGACGTCGAGATCGAGCTGAGCGCGCACCTGGCGTTCCTGAGCTACGAGGACCGTCCGGGCATCGTCGGCCAGGTCGGCCGGATCCTCGGCGACGCCGACGTCAACATCGCCGGCATGCAGGTCAGCCGGGACCGCAAGGGTGGCAAGGCGCTGGTCGCGCTGGCCGTCGACTCCACGATCGCGACGACCGTGCTCGACGACATCGCCAAGGCCGTCCAGGCCGACACCGCGCGCGCGGTCGACCTGGAGCTCTGA
- a CDS encoding DUF222 domain-containing protein: MFEGDVAELDATEVLTSAAEHRAERDRVEARLLLHAQRFADLHGAAGLPLGDRRDGRERAVVFGGAGCPAIAEFAPVEFGAMLGISAGAASAYIGQALALRHRLPRIWATVLAGEATPWKACKIATACLELSEDAVAIVDERVVGLVDTVTPIRLQKIVTAAKFQADREAARAAAERKARERGVYVGRADDHGTKSVWILAATGDVLRFDATIHSLARALKALGDPDPLRLRRARAVGILADPAHALAILAAGRAANQSQAEPAEAGATVLPPTAGGAAQIASVPPDAASSLSDVPPVPDLPSGAEQREPWDAGTDDGRAAASTDAFARRAFNAELAQLDGIAGGRSSRTELYVHLTDHTLAAGEGVVRVEGAGPLLASQLTELIGHRPYAVRPVIDLNDKISVDAYEIPRRLREQLALIHPVEQFPYGTVETRLGTDLDHVEPYDPNGPPGQTSTTNLVPLRRFGHRVKTHGRWQVRRSPDGVLEWTSPSGFAFHVDHTGTRRADPRSG; this comes from the coding sequence ATGTTCGAAGGGGATGTCGCCGAGCTCGACGCGACCGAGGTGCTGACCTCGGCCGCGGAGCATCGTGCCGAGCGGGATCGGGTCGAGGCGCGTCTTCTTCTGCATGCTCAGCGGTTCGCCGACCTCCACGGCGCCGCCGGGTTGCCGCTCGGGGATCGCCGGGACGGCCGGGAGCGGGCCGTCGTGTTCGGTGGTGCGGGATGTCCCGCGATTGCGGAGTTCGCGCCGGTGGAGTTCGGCGCGATGCTCGGGATCTCCGCCGGCGCGGCGTCGGCGTACATCGGTCAGGCGCTGGCACTGCGCCATCGCTTGCCGCGGATCTGGGCGACAGTGCTGGCGGGGGAGGCGACGCCCTGGAAGGCCTGCAAGATCGCCACCGCGTGCCTGGAGCTGTCCGAGGACGCTGTCGCGATCGTCGACGAACGGGTCGTTGGGCTGGTGGACACGGTGACGCCGATCCGGTTGCAGAAGATCGTCACGGCGGCCAAGTTCCAGGCCGACCGGGAGGCGGCTCGCGCGGCCGCCGAGCGGAAGGCGCGCGAGCGCGGTGTGTACGTCGGCCGCGCCGATGACCACGGCACCAAGTCTGTGTGGATCCTGGCAGCGACCGGTGACGTGTTGCGCTTCGACGCCACCATCCACTCGCTGGCCCGGGCGTTGAAGGCGCTGGGCGACCCCGACCCGCTGCGCCTCCGCCGAGCTCGCGCCGTGGGGATCCTCGCCGACCCGGCTCATGCCCTCGCGATCCTCGCTGCCGGCCGCGCGGCCAACCAATCTCAGGCCGAACCGGCGGAGGCCGGGGCCACAGTCCTGCCGCCGACTGCTGGCGGGGCTGCGCAGATCGCCTCCGTGCCGCCGGACGCCGCGTCATCGCTGAGCGACGTGCCGCCCGTTCCGGATCTGCCTTCGGGGGCCGAGCAGCGCGAGCCGTGGGATGCCGGCACTGACGACGGCCGGGCGGCCGCTTCGACCGACGCGTTCGCACGCCGGGCGTTCAACGCCGAGCTGGCTCAGCTGGACGGGATCGCGGGTGGCCGGTCGAGTCGCACCGAGTTGTACGTACACCTGACCGACCACACCCTGGCGGCCGGCGAAGGCGTCGTCCGTGTCGAGGGCGCGGGCCCGCTGCTCGCCTCCCAGCTCACCGAGTTGATCGGTCATCGCCCGTACGCGGTGCGGCCGGTGATCGACCTCAACGACAAGATCAGCGTCGACGCCTACGAAATCCCCCGCAGGTTGCGCGAACAACTCGCGCTCATCCATCCGGTCGAGCAGTTCCCGTACGGAACTGTGGAAACCAGGCTTGGCACCGACCTCGATCACGTCGAACCGTATGACCCGAACGGCCCACCGGGTCAGACCAGTACCACCAACCTCGTTCCCCTGCGGCGCTTCGGCCACCGGGTGAAGACGCACGGCCGCTGGCAGGTGCGGAGGAGTCCCGACGGCGTCCTGGAATGGACCAGCCCCAGCGGGTTCGCTTTTCACGTCGACCACACGGGCACCCGTCGCGCTGACCCACGCTCTGGGTGA
- a CDS encoding O-methyltransferase, whose product MSAPPELPPLVSAALSLSGRRGFVSSTRNETGRLLATLAASRTGMLGEIGTGCGVGSAWLRSGAAEGTQILTAESDPQLAKAVAELFGDDQRIEVIEADWTALIERGPFSLLFVDAREAKLSARDVIAEAVEPGGFVVLDDFTPSAVWPPMYEGRVDTLRQEWLQDKRFTTVEVMVAPDAAVLLATKR is encoded by the coding sequence GTGAGCGCTCCTCCAGAACTGCCGCCGCTGGTTTCGGCGGCCCTCAGCCTGTCCGGCCGGCGCGGATTCGTCAGCTCGACCCGCAACGAGACCGGCCGGCTGCTCGCCACTTTGGCGGCGTCCCGGACCGGCATGCTCGGCGAGATCGGCACCGGTTGCGGTGTGGGCTCGGCCTGGCTGCGCAGCGGCGCGGCCGAGGGTACCCAGATCCTGACCGCCGAGAGCGACCCGCAGCTGGCCAAGGCCGTCGCGGAGCTCTTCGGCGACGACCAGCGGATCGAGGTCATCGAGGCCGACTGGACCGCGCTGATCGAGCGCGGGCCGTTCTCGCTGCTGTTCGTGGACGCGCGGGAGGCGAAGCTGTCCGCGCGGGACGTTATTGCCGAGGCGGTCGAGCCCGGCGGTTTCGTGGTGCTCGACGACTTCACCCCGTCGGCGGTCTGGCCGCCGATGTACGAGGGGCGCGTCGACACGCTGCGCCAGGAATGGCTGCAGGACAAGCGCTTCACGACCGTCGAGGTCATGGTCGCGCCCGACGCTGCGGTACTGCTCGCCACCAAGCGCTGA